The DNA window TAGAAACAGTAAGCACATTAAGGTCTGTGCCATCATCCCATCTAAGTTTCCTTGTAACAGTCTTCCCCTTAAATGCAATGGCCAGACCAAACAGACTCTGCGTGAGCATTTCTGTGtcatcttcagaaaaaaaagagagaaataaaacattatTGTACCCTGACAGTCTTACCCTTTATTTTCTATCTGATGCATTGATAGTAAAAtaacaaatgaacaaagactGCATCAATCATAATTTTTCAACAGTTAACCTTTTACACAAACATAATTGTTTTGCTCATTTTGAATATAGCATAGTAATTCCTGTACAGAGCTTTATTGGTTGATTGAAATGTACTTTAAGATCGGAAGATAGGCATATATAACCAGGACATTTTACTCATCATAATCAAAGTCCTTAATTTTCACAATCTACCTGACTCTCataaatatgtgtatatactTTCTCATAGATTTCTACCATTCTGAAAACTAGGATGTATCTGAATATTACTTTTTGAGTGCGGAACTACCACTGGCAAATCAGATTAACCTCTTGCAACAGCATTTTTGTTTTGGCCAGCCTAACTACACATGATTTTATTTTTGCCATATTTAATACCTTTTAACTACATTATGACAATTTAGACATATGGTTACTAAATCACAATCAGGTACATGTGCTAAGGACAATGAAAATCCAAACTCATTTGTTACAACTAGTCTGCTGTgctatttcttttttctttgctgttttcaAAATAGGCCAAAGTTATAACTTCTGTGCTTCAATATTTCCTATTGTCTTTAGAACCACTACCAGTCAACAATCCCTTGATTGTAAGTCTTACCATGCTGTTAAATGCTTAAATCATAAACTTAATAATCTTATTGAGTAGCaaacataaaattaaataaaccaattgaataagtcaacatttaaaGAGACATATTCCTAAGCTTGACATTAAGACAACAGTACTTTAATCAGTAACTTGTATGGGAAAGTTTTTGCAGATTCCCAGGAAATGGCAAAAacccaatatacaatatatactaCTACAACACATTACTAGAGCAATATACACTTCTACTTTGTGAATAAAAGCTGTCTGACAGCATTTGAATTCAGAAACTTACCTGATCTTGCATTTCTAATGTGAAAGTAAGCAGGGATCACAGAATTAAAATGCTCTGTTGCCCTTATGTCTTCACACATCATCTGCAAATCTGCTGCTGGACACATCACAACCAACTTAAAATCTCTGAGCCCAACATTCAGATTCAGGGAAACAGCCTTGTTTGTGAATCTCTTTACGTCTTCATTTATCCACCCCTGTAGAGATCAtaacaaattaagaaaaaagTGATGAGTATTAACCACTGTAGATTAATCTTGCAGAGAAAAGTCATTTTAAATGAACACCCCATACTCAATCCTAGATATACAATACATAGCTGTCCCCTCTTTTCATTAAGCCCAATAAAACTTTCAAACAAACCAACCGTTAAACAACATATGATGATTATACTGTAGCAACAGTGATGCATGTCCCTACAAGTGCAAAATtactgtttgtgtgtgtgtgtgactaGTACAGTAATGCAGTAACTAGTTTAAAATTTTTGAAGCATGAGTTTGCAGTTTAATATGACATTGCCACCCATTTTGATTATATAATCACCCAAATGTTGTTTGTACTGTGTAAGGTTATTAAAGGTCTTAGGTCTGACTATGTGACTTAAATGTGTACCAAGACAGTTATAGCAAGCTTGATACACAGAGTAGAAACAACCAGCCTTCTTCAAATAGTAATTTTGTAAATCTAAGACTAAATGGCACatagctttgaaaaataacattGTATTGTAAATTAAACAGTGAGAGAGCATCATACATGTCATGATTCTAGATTAAGGTTCATACTTTGCTTAATGTAATGCACAAATTGTGCATGCAGTGTCCCAGACACAATCAGATTGACACATATAAGTTTAGAATGATCTGCTTTCAcatgaaaaagacaaaagagtcaatccatgtcaaatcaacagatttttgacCGATTCCATGTCGACCCTCTCAGATTTGGCTGAAACTGATATATTGTCTTGTCACATGTCGttgggccaaaaaaaaaggttccaAACATTTTGCTTGCTAAGATATGGCCACACCTAGCAACAAATCAATGGTAGCTTTTAAAAGGCCCTAAATTATGcccaaaattagctaaattggATGTCTGCTTTCATGTGTTTTACAACATTTGCAATTTCAGACATCAAATACTCAACATGTATGTTAAAATGCCTTCACATTCGAAGGGAACTGTACGGCCCTTTTAGAAATACCATagttttgttgcaaaaatgtatCCAACATATTTTTTCCCAATATCTGCATTTGAGACAGCACACTATATATCAGTTTCAGCCAAATTTGAGAGGTTCGGCGGGAGGCCTCTGTTGAATTAACATTGATTGTCCCAAATTGATCACAGTAACTTGTTCAATCTGAATTCGAAGTAACTTTATGGGAGTTGACAAACCTTTGGCGTATTCAACACAATCAAAGGAAATCCTTTAAACGCATCTGGCAGCTGCATGGCTGGCAAGGTAATTGCCCTTGGGTCAAGCTGGCTCAACACACAGCTGGCTCCTCCAATTTGATATGGTATTGATAGGCCATTGGTCTCTTCCTTAGCCTTCAGGAGACTGCAATAACTCTTCAGTTCCTGAGGGACCTTATGAAGGGGAAAATGAATGAAAGGCAGAAGcatttctctctctgtctcttctGGGAACCTCCCTTCTGCCTCCTCCCACGTCTCCACACCAACCAAGTCCAGGAACATCTGCTGGATTTTGAGGAGCTTTACCAGCTTATGGGTCTCCTCCTTGAATTGCCCCAAAGTCATCATTCCACTGGACAACTCCTTCAAAAGGGTTTTGGTAGATGAAGCAGGGAGTCCAGTCAAGTAACGCAGTTGATAAGGCTTGACTGCGTCAACGAGCATTTTCCCTGCTTTCAGCTTTTGTCCAAGGAGCTGCCCGTGTTCACTCCTCTGCAGGACTTCTTCAAGGAGGTTGTACTCCTCATAATCGTCTCTACTCACAATGTTGCAGAGGAGATTAATGGTTCTTTGTTCTTTAACCTGAAAAATGTGATAACATTCAATAGTTGAGAAACAGTTTAGTACGGATGCACACTGGTCTATTGCGCAAGGTGCAATTCTGTTTTCCACAATTACCACCATAATGCACAACAGTTTTAGCTATTACCTTTCAGCTATTTTCATGAGTGAAAATTGATTGAGTATCAAACATGTTGCATATATATTCTCCTTGGGTTAACCACTATAGTTTACCATGAAGTTCAATGTTTATTGAGGCAAGAGATGCTAAAGATAGttgattgatatatatacacCTTTGATAAGTACTGGGAATCATTCTTAATGTTCTTCATGAAGGTAAAGAAATTTCAATTTCCATGGGAAAGATATTACTTATATTGGTCTAAGGTTCTTTTAGCCTAAATACAGTAGTCAAATTTAATTATACAGTTCTAGCATACCTTGGTTGAAAAGTTATACTTGATATGTACAGAAGTTCCTCCACAGTGAATGCAAGACTGTTGGTGACCATGTACACTTTTTGACATCAATCACTCCCTCCagcttcccctccccccacacccctaAAGAAACAGTAAATCTAACCAGAATCAGGACAGGTTTTTGGCTCATCCAGCAATGTAGTATCTGGCTTCAATTAAAATACCAAATTTGGTTCACCCTAGTCACAAACCCAGCTTTACATAGTTGATTTGCCATAATAAGGATGATTCAGAGAATATAATTATGTATGAAATTCTTACATCATGCAGTATGAGAGAACAGGATTTCTTCCAATCAGTCGTGTCTCCATCCTTTCTGGTCTGAAACATGTCATGGCATAGTTGAAtctaaagtttaaaaaaaggaCAATGTTACTTATTGAACCCAACAAAACACAACAATATTCTTAAACTAATCCAAACTGAATCCGAACTAATCCAAAGGCAAACTAGCTACAACATACCATTTTCATCATTTGGAGAACAGAACTGAAACTCGGCAAGGCAACCAAAGTTGTTCTGCTACTTATGTCATTATGTCACACCTACTTTTGATTCTTAAGGTAAAACAATGCTTGGGTCGTATGTTTGTATACTTTAGTATTATTGCTCCAGGGTCTGCAATCCATGTCTGCTTTAgggtgaaaatattttaaggttcAAGCAGTATTACCAATGTGATTATATGTATACGTGTATAGTTATACACAAGAGGGCAATATATAGAGTTGCATATTTCATCATCAGCATACTTATAAACAGATATTACCATTATGACCAATgtaaaaaaatatcttttatTTGCACATAGACACCCTTATATATGTGACTACTGTATGCCTTTAAAGTGTATGTACACCACCAGACTGTGGGTTCCCATAGGCCTAGTCTGTGTCCAATTTGGACAAGCAGAAGATGAATCCCAAACAAGCTTTCACAATGTTGGATTACTCACGAACACAATGCATCATGGTGCTCTAATGTTTTTTGATATGATAATTTAGCAGTACTATACTGTCATATGATTTCAGTgttatcactctgctgtcctcTACAATCTCAGTAATACTATGGAATAGGTCGTTTCTGCCTGTATTAGTAGCCTACATGTTGTTCTCATTATACAAGTGAAGATTCCATTTGAATGTTATGTTTACCCTTGGaataatattgaattaaaatattgaatttaatttgatgtgacatttgacctatgTTTCTGGGGTCTGCTAGACATAGACATTTACCCTAGGACAGCTTATACCAGGTTTTAAGAAAATCAAACCGCCATTCAAGAGGACTTTTTGACATGAAATTGGACCATACATACAGACAACTCTTTACCCCTCCCTCAGTCATGCCCTTCCGGTCACCATGCAATACCCCACAATGAATGACACCTCGATTGTCCCTACACAGGAAAAATAATCACTACCAAGGCAACTGTTGCATGTTACTGTTAATGGTCCAACTGGCAAAAGAACTACAATATTGTACCTAATCCTCCCTATGAGAGTGATTAGATaacaatcatttgaaaattcacatactgTAACAGAGCTATTCTATGTGCacaacacaaagttatgtgCTATGTATAGACAAGGACTTTCCATGCACACTTTAATGTCATAATGCATTGGTCATTGCAACCTGTATATATGGAGGAATGAAAAGAATAACTGCTCAGCAGAAATTCttatataaaaacaatgttaCATTCATGGTAGTCACCTTCTCCTTGAGGCTCATCTGATGCCTGGTTTCCCCtattttgttgtgtttgttagCCAACCAAAGTTTTGCATCTTTGGATAGAGACTTGCTGTAAACTATACACAGACGGGAAGCAAACACATTCTTGTCAGGATGTTTTTCTCTCAACTCCTTACAGGCTGTCAAATTGTGGATGCCACCAATCACTTCATAATGGTATCCATTtgcctgaaagaaaaatttgttacaaaatgtgacatttatCAAAAAGAAGCGTAATTTCATGACTGATCCTCAAAGATCAGGTGTAATTGACATGCAAACAGAAAGCCActaggcttagtgattccttggcTATTGTTATTGTAGGGCATTGGAGGGGAGAGTTCTACTGAGTACAGGGGATCCACAGTGTAATGGAAAAATATTATTAGCAAAGGAGAATTAAACGTGTATTCAAAGATATGGTGTGGACAACC is part of the Apostichopus japonicus isolate 1M-3 chromosome 22, ASM3797524v1, whole genome shotgun sequence genome and encodes:
- the LOC139964316 gene encoding uncharacterized protein yields the protein MHQSCQQSSRRLNNNFNKMTRPRNWWVVEEDSRIYLYRTRPDSTFGTKEPMSPITRFEIYQPLPDCIKVYFENVSERPKAVQRRSFLWNKDPTGLALKAVATLDEFVLRLNSLINGKDDTGNSQSNAHHSGVSRATNSSADVYNYSNDECSDGPSTSGSTEKRKVQHKLPVLHKKRKSNNDQPVVSPLESVKKEVNAAFLGVAKIDIENLEVGLKLREVNVQFLTKLKEAMLDFTNHSYQPLTVIAKTLENWENFSEATANGYHYEVIGGIHNLTACKELREKHPDKNVFASRLCIVYSKSLSKDAKLWLANKHNKIGETRHQMSLKEKIQLCHDMFQTRKDGDTTDWKKSCSLILHDVKEQRTINLLCNIVSRDDYEEYNLLEEVLQRSEHGQLLGQKLKAGKMLVDAVKPYQLRYLTGLPASSTKTLLKELSSGMMTLGQFKEETHKLVKLLKIQQMFLDLVGVETWEEAEGRFPEETEREMLLPFIHFPLHKVPQELKSYCSLLKAKEETNGLSIPYQIGGASCVLSQLDPRAITLPAMQLPDAFKGFPLIVLNTPKGWINEDVKRFTNKAVSLNLNVGLRDFKLVVMCPAADLQMMCEDIRATEHFNSVIPAYFHIRNARSDDTEMLTQSLFGLAIAFKGKTVTRKLRWDDGTDLNVLTVSRDDPFTTEDEISLDDEIIISGELYQRLVATFTTTGQWVLDACCGTGNGVAAILKSGRNCAGVDWDDGKIKMARVRMARCLASAKRPEEEEEIGIEIEAEEEFEGEEAEEEEEELEEEEAEEEESI